From the genome of Corallococcus macrosporus DSM 14697:
ACGACGAGGTCCGCGCGATGGAGCACGTCTGCATCGAGCCGGCGCGGCTCGTCGTCGCGCAGGCCCCCGAGCGCGCTGGCACGACCTGCCCGAAGGGAGGCACTCGCGTCCAGGCGGGCGTGGATGAGGATGGCAATGGCTCGCTCGAGGGCCTCGAGGTCCACGGGACACTCTACGTCTGCGAGGCCCTGCTCACGCTCCACGGCGACTACACCGTGCGCTCTGCCTCGGACCTGGCGGCGCTCCAGCATGTCTCCCGCATCCAGGGCTCGCTCCGGATTGACGACGCGTCCATCACCGAGCTGAGCCTGCCAGCGCTGTCCGTGGTGGACCACACCCTGCGCCTCTGGAACAACCAGCTCCTGACCCGGGTGGACCTGCCGGCCCTGCGCTTCGTGGGCGACGACTTCGACGTGTCGGCCAACCCCGCGCTGAGCACCCTGCTGGCCGGCGGCGCCAACCATCTCCGGCTGCTCGTGGGGCGGGGCGTCGTCGTGAGCAACAACGACCAGCTCCGCAGCCTGAGCGGGCTGCTGAGCGTGTCGCCCCGGGTGAACCTGCTCCTGACGGACAACGATGCGCTGGAGTTCCATCCCGGCGAGGAGTCGCCGCTCGTCAGCGTCGACAACCTCATGGGCTCGCTCATCGTCCAAGGGAATGCCGCGCTGCAGGCGCTTCCACTCTCGAACCTCTTCCATGTCGGCGGAGACGTCAGCATCGCCAACAACCAGGCCCTGCGCTCCTTGAGCGGGCTCAGTCCGGAGAGCATCGGCGAATCGCTCGACATCATTGGCAACGAAGCCCTCCGGGAGCTCGCGAGCCTCACCGAGCTTCGCCACCTGACCGAATTGAGGGTGAGCGGGAACCCCGCCTTGACGACCCTGGAGGGCTTGAGCGCCCTGAGCAGCCTCCAGTCCCTCCAGGTGTCAGACAACGTGAGCCTCGCCCGGTTGGAGCTGACCTCCCTGCATCAGGTCGCCCAGGCCTTCGCGGTCACGGGCAACGCCGGACTTCCGTCATGCCTCGCGACCTCGCTCGCGGACGCCGTCTACACGGGCGACGCCGGGCAGCTCGCCATCAGCGGCAACGATGACGCCGCCACCTGCGGTGAATGACGCTCCGAAAGGCTCCTTGAGATGCGATGGATGTGGATGTGCGCGCTGGTCCTGGCCACCGGGTGTGACGGCATCGACCTGCGCAAGCTCGTCACCCAGCACGAGGCGCGCACGCGGGTGGTCACCGAGCCCGCGGGCCCGAACTGCGAGCACGGCGGCAAGGCCGTGCTGTCCGGGCTGGACCTGGACGAGGACGGGGTGCTCGGCGACGCCGAGGTGACGGGCACCGAGTACGTCTGCGCCACCCTCGCGCCGGGCGTGCTGGTGCGCACCCGGCAGCTCCCTCCCGGCGAGCCCTGCGCCCTGGGCGGACAGCTCACCCTGGCGGGGACGGACCTGGATGGAGACGGCGTCCTCTCGGATGACGAGGTGACTCGCGAGGTCCACGGCTGCCTGGAGCCCGCGCCGGTCCTCGCCCAGGTGCGCCCGCTGCTGACCCCTCCCTTCGTCTGCCGGTACGACAACGCGCTCATGGAGGCCGGCGTGGACCTCAATGGGAACGGCGTGCTCGACGACGACGAGCTCCGCGCGGCCGCGCGCCTCTGCGCGGACCCCGCCGTGACGCTGCTGCGCCAGCGGCCCGAGCCCGAGGGGCCGGACTGCACCGCTGGAGGCACCCGGGTGGAGGCGGGCGTGGACGACAACCGGAACACGGCGCTCGACGACGCCGAGGTCCGCGCGACGGCCTATGTGTGCCAGCGCTCCGCGACCCATGACGGGACGTACGCCGTGGAGAACGCGGCCGACCTGGAGGCGCTGAAGGCCCTCACCAGCATCCGCGGCGACCTCTCCATCGAGAACACGGAGGTCACCGCGGTGGTGCTGCCCGGCCTCGTGTCGGTGGAAGGCTCGCTGTCCATCCACGGCAACCCTGGGCTGATGCAGGTGAACCTCCCGGGTCTTCGCTACGTCGGGGAGACGCTGAGCATCCGGGACAGCGCCCAGCTCAACGAGCTCCGCATCGGCCCCCAGACGCTGGAGGCGCTCCCGCCCGTTCGCGTCCACAGCCTGGCGCTCGCCTCGCTCCCCGCCGTGTCGTCCCTGAGCGGCCTGGCCGCCGTGACGCCCCGCTTCGACCTCTCCTTGTTGAACACCGGCGTGCTGTGGAGTCCGGGCACGTTCCCCCACGTCCAGGCGCTGGCGGGCTCGCTCACCGTCCACGCGAACCCCGCCCTGGAGCTGCTGCCGCTGTCCGCCCTGGCCCAGGTGGACGGGAGCATCGTGATTTCAGGCAACCCGATGCTCCAGTCCCTGGAGGGCCTGGGGCCGCTGACGATGGTTGGCGGCGGGCTCGACATCTCCAGCAACAACGCCCTCACCCACCTCTCCGGGCTGGAGCAGCTTTCGGCCGTGAAGCGCGTC
Proteins encoded in this window:
- a CDS encoding DUF7151 family protein, whose amino-acid sequence is MRWTWMTVLVLLTGCDGIDLRKLVTQHDARTRVDAESAGEHCPLGGRAFLAGLDLNDNGALDDAEVTSTEYVCTTPTPGVLVHMQAVAPGEQCPHGGHVSRAGQDTNGNDVLEDGEVTREVYGCADPAPGGVLHRTQHQPPGGHIPPWLCSWGRTWVEAGTDTNGNGLLDDDEVRAMEHVCIEPARLVVAQAPERAGTTCPKGGTRVQAGVDEDGNGSLEGLEVHGTLYVCEALLTLHGDYTVRSASDLAALQHVSRIQGSLRIDDASITELSLPALSVVDHTLRLWNNQLLTRVDLPALRFVGDDFDVSANPALSTLLAGGANHLRLLVGRGVVVSNNDQLRSLSGLLSVSPRVNLLLTDNDALEFHPGEESPLVSVDNLMGSLIVQGNAALQALPLSNLFHVGGDVSIANNQALRSLSGLSPESIGESLDIIGNEALRELASLTELRHLTELRVSGNPALTTLEGLSALSSLQSLQVSDNVSLARLELTSLHQVAQAFAVTGNAGLPSCLATSLADAVYTGDAGQLAISGNDDAATCGE
- a CDS encoding DUF7151 family protein, with translation MCALVLATGCDGIDLRKLVTQHEARTRVVTEPAGPNCEHGGKAVLSGLDLDEDGVLGDAEVTGTEYVCATLAPGVLVRTRQLPPGEPCALGGQLTLAGTDLDGDGVLSDDEVTREVHGCLEPAPVLAQVRPLLTPPFVCRYDNALMEAGVDLNGNGVLDDDELRAAARLCADPAVTLLRQRPEPEGPDCTAGGTRVEAGVDDNRNTALDDAEVRATAYVCQRSATHDGTYAVENAADLEALKALTSIRGDLSIENTEVTAVVLPGLVSVEGSLSIHGNPGLMQVNLPGLRYVGETLSIRDSAQLNELRIGPQTLEALPPVRVHSLALASLPAVSSLSGLAAVTPRFDLSLLNTGVLWSPGTFPHVQALAGSLTVHANPALELLPLSALAQVDGSIVISGNPMLQSLEGLGPLTMVGGGLDISSNNALTHLSGLEQLSAVKRVITVMNNARLLDVRFDGLREAGSLIVAGNAVLEQVGPMPSLFRVQGDVSLAENPRLLRATELPALQSMGGALFVTLNPLLTDLSGFQQVTWMSGLYVTGNEALEDLGTLGSLHTVGTLEVRENAAMTALHLDALARVRDAFIVTDNPRLPSCWATMLADDVYTGPPEERRIWNNDSVTPCQL